CAATCTCATCGTTATCAACACCTTTTGTACTGAAAGCAAGTCCATTGCCTTCATAGTTGTCAATCACTTCAACGATTTCGTGGGTAACAATACTCACCTTGCCATTGATTTTGGTGTAATAGGTGATGTATTCACCCACCTCTAAGGTTTCAGGATCATCTCGATGTGTTACAATGAGGGACCCTCTTGGCATGACTGAACGCATTGAATCGGTTTGAATGTAGAAGATTGAGGTATCAAAGAGTGTCTTTGCTTCATCTGGACGCTGGTTTTGCAATACAACCAAAACAATAATAAGTCCAATTAACGCATAGAACAGTATCTCAGAAAGCGACTTCATGACGCTTGAAATTCGATGTTTTTTTATGGGTTTCAATGTTTCGTTCGTTTGGTTTTCATTCATGGCTATCTTCCTTATCTATCCTTATAGGAATTGCCTTGTACAAGAATTTGGCTGGCGGAATAGGTTCACAAGGCAATTCTTATAAAGATAACTCATAATTAATTGAGTTGTCTTTATGTCATAGTTAATGGTTTACAAACAAGGATCAAGGAGACATACTCAAGTATGCTCCATTGATCGTGTTATTAACTAATATTTGTACTCGTTTTATTTAGTAATCGAAATCCAAAGTGCAGGGCGTAATGCATTAGTGCCTGTTGTACCATTAGCAGTTGTTAATCTTCCTTGGCTGTTTACGATTGCTACATTTACGTTTCCATTTGCAGGTGTTCTCAACCATACTTCTGTATTTGCATCCAAGATAGTATTTGATATACCATAACGATTTACATCAGATACACTGAGTGAGAATGCTGTTTTTGTTCCATTTTCATCTACAGTTGTTGGTGTCGCACTTGAAGAATTCCAGTTTGTACTTGCTGATTCAGCTGGTAGGTTTACAGCTAACACAAACTCACTATCTTGTTTTCCATTAATAAATGTATTATAGAATGCTGTATCAGCAGTCTTTAGATATGATCCAGAGTAAGCGGTTCTTGAAGTGCCATTATTTTGGTATCGCACTTGATTGCTCAATATTCCGTGATTAATATCTGCAGTATTCAGATCCGAGTATGATAATACATCAGATAGAATCAATGCAGTGTTCGCTGCTTCATCAATATAAGCGATTGTGAAAGTACGGTTAGCAAATTGAATCTTATCCCCTACTTTTTTACCTGTGATGTCAAAACCTGTTGCTTTTACAACAAGGTTATCCATAACATCTTGAAGGTTATCAATTGCATTTTGCACTTCTTCAGCTGTTACACCTGATTTATCATGAACTGTTTCACCATTATTGATTGCATCAAGTAAGTCTTGAGCTGATGCATCTTCTAGTGTAGTTGAGTCAATGAGTTTTGCTTCATCGATGAGATCTTGAAGTTCTTGTAGAAGTTCTTTAAGTTGAGTGTCCTCAACAGGTGCTGATCCCTCACTGCCTTTTAACATATTCACGATGTCTTTGTTTCCATTAACCCATAGGTCAAGGTCTTCAATGGATACTGCATCCATAACTACATTAATTTGGTAGAATGCTGTACCATTAGGTTGTTCAATCAATGTTACAGTTTCTAAGAAGTTTGGAGTAAGTGTTTCAGGAACTGAAGCAGTCTTGCTGTGTGCAAGTGCTTGACCCCAATATACCCAACCTTCATCACTCGTTGTATCAATGATCCACTTCGCTACTGGTTGTTTTCCACCTTCAATCCATTGTTCCAATGTAATGACATCTTCTCCTAATTGCCATTCAACATATTTTTCAAATGCTGAAGTTGAATCATCCCATGTTTTCACAGTGTATTGTGATTCATTATTATCTGCAGGATTTTCATCGTGTTGTTTATCATTACGTGCTGATTCAGATTGGTTTGTTTGACCATCAATAATTGATTTCATTTCTTCTTCAACATCAAGGATTACAAACTTACCATATTGTCCATTTGGATCATGTGCTTGGGTACGGATGTAGAAATATGCTTGGTCATCAAAGTATCCTTTTTGCGAAACAATACGATCTTGTGGATCTAGATCAGAATCATAATCTTTTTGGTCTAGTGTTGCTAAGAACGCTTCTGCTTCTGCTTGAGTTGAAAAACGGTAGAAGTTTCCATCTGTATCGATCATATAACGATTTTCGCTATATACATAGGTACGTTCGCCAATTTCCATATACTCTTTAAATTGTAAACGGATGTATGCATCCTTATATATAGATTTAGCTGTGTCAGCGTCTTCACCATTTCTTACAGAAACAGCTTTAACGATTGCTTGACCTTTTTCCCATTCACTTACTTCTTCAAAGTCTTCAATCAATGTTACATTGAAGTCTACTGTTTTCGTTGTGAAATTGTTGGTCTTGTGCTGTGTATAATCATGCCACGCAAGTGACCCAGATAATAGTAAGGCGATTGCCAGAGCACCCGTTGTTACGGTTGCTTTCTTTTTATGTGTTAATTTCATCTTTCTCCTCCTTAACACTGTATTGCAAGGTAACCTCCTGCAACTACTTTGATTTTAGCAATTTACAAGCCTATAATTTTCATCACTATTTGTCGACCTTTTAAGAAAACCAATCTCATTTTTCAATTTGAAATAACTTACAAGAATTTGTCAATTTAAGAAAATTTTTCGTAAATAAAGAAATAATTTTGAATGTGTTTAAGGGTCAAAAATTGAATAAAAATCTCGACAACAGGAATACTACAGTCATTTTTAATGAAATAATTCATTTTCGTTTCAAGAACGACCCAAAAAATCAAGTTGAATTGTGAAATATCCATAGAATTAAAAAAATATTACACGTTTTTTCGAAAGTTAGGAAAAAACTATTGAAATTTCTTATCTATCAATATTTTAAAATTTTATTATCTAGAGAAATAAGATGAAGGAGACTCCTGTATGCAAAGCAAACGTTTATTCTTTCTATTGAACTTTGATAAGCAATTTAGTCGGCAAATACAGACAATTGAATATTTAAGTTCACTTAAAACGCCCATTAGTATTAACGATCTTTCGATAAAAATTGGTTGTTCTATGCCGACAATGCGTAGTGATATTAACGCCTTAAACAATGAACTTCCAAACACTGTTCAAATTGAAGCACAAGGAAAAGATGGTTATGTATTACGTGCACCGGATGGGATATCCATGCCATCGATTATTATGGATTTAGCGAAAGAAACGGATGTTTTTCGAATCATTGATTCGCTCTTCAACAATCAAGTCTATACCTTCGATGAGATGGTATCAGAATTGTTTATTAATCCCTGTACCCTTCGAAATATCTTGGCCCACATTAATTCAATTATTAAGCATTTTAACATCTCTATTTCGACCTCTCCGGTAACCTTCATTGGTTCTGAAACAGATATTCGTTTGTTCTTTTATAAATTCTATTATGATTTTAATGATTACTATACGGTTGATCCTGAATTTAATAAGAACTACAATGCCTATATTTCTATCATTAGTGATTCAAAAGAAAGCATTACCCCTCGAATTCATGTGAGTCATTTTAGAGCAACACTTTGGATTATGATTATTCGACAACGGATTCAAGCGAAATTGTATGTGGAGTTGGATGATGCCTTCAAACATCAAATTATGGCAAATGAAGATTTCGAATGTTTCAAACAATCCTTTACGGCTGCTTTCGCAAGTTCTTTCTATATATATAAACCACCCCTCGATGACATCATCTGGGCGTATGTTGCACTTTTACACTGCATATCCTATAGTGAGCCATCCCGTAACCTATTTACAGACGATAAATATGAGTATGTGTTGCACCGGTGTGTTAGTCAAGATTTAATCGATCGTGTCAATGACTTTTTGGCTCTTGAGTTTGATATGGAAACCGTAAAAAGTCCATACCTTGATAAGATGCGGGCTTACCTGATTAATTTATCGATGTTAACGAATTTGTCTCCTCAGTTTCAAAGTTTATCCGTCACAACACGTCTATTTGTTACCGAGTCGCTCAATGAATACTATATGATCTGGATGAAAAATTTGTATTCAAAAGAAGGACAAGCATTGTTCCCTATTATTTGCCGTGATGATATTGCACTCGCACTTGCGATGCTTTATTATTCTGTATTAAGCAATTTAAGAAAACACGACATTCGCATTCTCTTTTGCTTTCAAGGGGGTGTTGGCTATGACGATTTTCTAGTCCAACAGACTCGAAGCATGATTCCGCAAAATGTCGTTCCATTCTATGTTTTTGATCAAATCATTACTGAAGATATCTTTAAGAAAACAAATGCTGACCTTGTAGTTGTGAATTATGACTCTCCTGAATTTAATAATTTATCCACACGCGTGATTCATTTTTCATACATTCCAACCATGTCGGAATGGTCCACATTGAGTAATATTATCTTGAGTCTATCCACTACCGATAAATACGCCTAAACCTTGCCTAAATTTAAGACCACATTACTTTACTTTATAGTACTTTATGTTTACGATAAAGGTACAAGGAGGCTCAAATATGAAATTAGGAATTATTGGTGCAACCGGTAAATTGGGGACGCTTTTAATGGATGAAGCATTGAAACGACATCTTGATGTAACTGCAATCATTCGTAACCCTAAAAAACTGATTCAAGCTGCACCTTATATTGAAAAGGATATACTCGCATTGACTCATGAAGATATTACACAATTTGATGTTGTTATATCTGCGTTTGGAGCACCTCAAAATGATCCAGCATTGTTTGATGATGTAACCGATCATCTTATTGATATATTTACCAATGCTTCAACCCGTCTTATTATTGTAGGCGGTGCATCCAGTCTTTATACTGATGAGACGTTGACGATTCAACTCATCGATACCCCACAAATTCCCGACTTTCTCAAAGTC
This DNA window, taken from Erysipelothrix larvae, encodes the following:
- a CDS encoding signal peptidase I, giving the protein MNENQTNETLKPIKKHRISSVMKSLSEILFYALIGLIIVLVVLQNQRPDEAKTLFDTSIFYIQTDSMRSVMPRGSLIVTHRDDPETLEVGEYITYYTKINGKVSIVTHEIVEVIDNYEGNGLAFSTKGVDNDEIDKEKVYAANVIGEVKLTVPQLGIYISYIKENYILSGVIVILIIAFKNSASDYLKELKKERKNVIDL
- a CDS encoding DUF6273 domain-containing protein, with translation MKLTHKKKATVTTGALAIALLLSGSLAWHDYTQHKTNNFTTKTVDFNVTLIEDFEEVSEWEKGQAIVKAVSVRNGEDADTAKSIYKDAYIRLQFKEYMEIGERTYVYSENRYMIDTDGNFYRFSTQAEAEAFLATLDQKDYDSDLDPQDRIVSQKGYFDDQAYFYIRTQAHDPNGQYGKFVILDVEEEMKSIIDGQTNQSESARNDKQHDENPADNNESQYTVKTWDDSTSAFEKYVEWQLGEDVITLEQWIEGGKQPVAKWIIDTTSDEGWVYWGQALAHSKTASVPETLTPNFLETVTLIEQPNGTAFYQINVVMDAVSIEDLDLWVNGNKDIVNMLKGSEGSAPVEDTQLKELLQELQDLIDEAKLIDSTTLEDASAQDLLDAINNGETVHDKSGVTAEEVQNAIDNLQDVMDNLVVKATGFDITGKKVGDKIQFANRTFTIAYIDEAANTALILSDVLSYSDLNTADINHGILSNQVRYQNNGTSRTAYSGSYLKTADTAFYNTFINGKQDSEFVLAVNLPAESASTNWNSSSATPTTVDENGTKTAFSLSVSDVNRYGISNTILDANTEVWLRTPANGNVNVAIVNSQGRLTTANGTTGTNALRPALWISITK
- a CDS encoding helix-turn-helix domain-containing protein, which codes for MQSKRLFFLLNFDKQFSRQIQTIEYLSSLKTPISINDLSIKIGCSMPTMRSDINALNNELPNTVQIEAQGKDGYVLRAPDGISMPSIIMDLAKETDVFRIIDSLFNNQVYTFDEMVSELFINPCTLRNILAHINSIIKHFNISISTSPVTFIGSETDIRLFFYKFYYDFNDYYTVDPEFNKNYNAYISIISDSKESITPRIHVSHFRATLWIMIIRQRIQAKLYVELDDAFKHQIMANEDFECFKQSFTAAFASSFYIYKPPLDDIIWAYVALLHCISYSEPSRNLFTDDKYEYVLHRCVSQDLIDRVNDFLALEFDMETVKSPYLDKMRAYLINLSMLTNLSPQFQSLSVTTRLFVTESLNEYYMIWMKNLYSKEGQALFPIICRDDIALALAMLYYSVLSNLRKHDIRILFCFQGGVGYDDFLVQQTRSMIPQNVVPFYVFDQIITEDIFKKTNADLVVVNYDSPEFNNLSTRVIHFSYIPTMSEWSTLSNIILSLSTTDKYA
- a CDS encoding NAD(P)-dependent oxidoreductase, coding for MKLGIIGATGKLGTLLMDEALKRHLDVTAIIRNPKKLIQAAPYIEKDILALTHEDITQFDVVISAFGAPQNDPALFDDVTDHLIDIFTNASTRLIIVGGASSLYTDETLTIQLIDTPQIPDFLKVFASPMVNALDKYRNSDINWTFFSPSLKFDAKGPFSHNIRLGQDVVLTNTQGNSILTYPDAAQLLIDEALENKYHKKRFTAVSNLNT